Genomic window (Ureibacillus composti):
CAATTTCACGAAGTGTTATAATATAAACTGATTTCTTTGCTTCCCCATTCATTTTTTCTCTTAAATGCGAGATAATTACATCAGCAATATCGGTGATTTTATATAATATCTAAAGGTATTTTTCTTGTTGGTTTTGGAAATACCTCGTCAAGTCTGTTTAGATCTTCTATGGTCATTTGAATAGTAGCAGCTTGAGCATTGGCTAAAACATGTTCTTCCTTAACAGCTTTCGGAATAGCAATTACGTTGTTCGAACGAATGGTCCACGCAAGAGCAATTTGTAATGGCTGCACATTGTATTTTTCTGCAATCTCAATGATGGTTGGATCGCTTAGTAATTGTCTTCTTAAGCTCCCTCCCTGGGCAAGGGGACTATAGGCCATAATTGGCATGTTATGTTCATGATGCCAAGGTAGGAGATCATAATCAATTCCTCTAGAACCTAGATGATATAACACTTGATTTGTCGCACATTTTTTTCCATTAGCGGTATCCCACAACTCTATCATATCATCCGTATCAAAATTAGAAACTCCCCATCTTACAATTTTACCATCCTTGCGCAGTCTCTCCATTCCTTCAATCGTTTCTGCCAAAGGAACACGACCTCTCCAATGTAAAAGATACAAATCAAGATGATCTGTTCCTAGTCGTTTCAAACTATTTTCACATGCACTTTCAATCAAATCTAACCCGGAATGATGAGGATATACTTTCGATACTAAAAAAACTTTATCTCTACGCCCCTTGATGGCCTCACCAACTAAACGTTCGGAATCGCCATTTCCGTACATTTCAGCCGTATCGATTAGCTTCATGCCTAGTTCTATTCCAAGTTGCAAAGCTTTGATTTCTTTGTTTTTCGATTCAGGATTTTCACCCATGTACCATGTTCCTTGACCAATGCTTGGAAGAAAGGTTCCATCAGGTAAAGTTACTACACGTTTTTCAAGTGAATGCTTAATTCTTGATATTTTTTCATGGTCACGTAAACTCATTTTCATCATTCCTTTCATATCTCACCTTGTTTTTCTTGAACTTCAATTCTTCAATCATTACCATTTATTGAAAAATTGGATTTATTATTAAAAAATAAATGTGGCTATACATTGTTGTAGTATAGCCACAAAAATAACATTATAATCCTTACACCAAGTGAGCCCCGCCATCAGTAAGAAGAACAGTACCAGTTGTAAAACCATTTTTCACTAAGTACACGTAGGCCTCAGCAATGTCTTCAGGCTGTGCCACGCGATTAACAGGTAGCTGCTGTGCAATTTTGCTGTATAAATTTTGTCTTTGCTCGTCAGGCATCCCTCCATAGAGTGGGGTGTCTACGATACCAGGTGAAACAACATTTACCCGTATAGGGGCCAGGTCTACTGAAAGCCCCCTAACCAATCCATCGATCGCTGAATTGATTGAAGCAAGTGTAGTTGCCCCTTGTGGTGGACGGATTCCATAAACACCAGAGGTCAATGTGATAGAACTGGTATCATTTAAGTACGGAATAGCAGCACGAACAGTTAAGTATTGCCCCCAAAACTTACTATCAAACGCTTCTCTAACATCCGCAACAGGTAAGTCACTAAAATGACCCATTGCACCTTCACCTGCCGTAACGACAAGGTGATCAAAATTCCCTACCATTTTAAAAAAGTCAGCTAGTTTTTCTTCACTGCGAAAATCAATATTGTATGCTTCCACCTTACCACCAAGTACATTCTTTGCCTCCGATAGTTTAGCATCAGAACGACTTGCAATAATGACTTGAGCAGATTCATCAAGAAATGCCTTTGCTGCAGATAATCCGATACCAGAAGTACCTCCTATTACGACCACACGTTTTCCTTTTAATGACATTGTATGAACCCTCCTTAAAAAATTCTTTTTAGGTTGTATCAGAAACAAAATCACATACTACTTTTAGTGAAAATTATATAAACCAACGCTTTATTATTTTATTTTGCTAATAGTTTTAGCGCTTCACGATTGAATGCCGGGATATCATCTGGAATACTCCTGCATTTTCAAGTTCTTCTTTTGGTTTAAATAACTCTTCTTCATTAAAACGTTCTGGCGGTATAATTAAGAGCGCTTTTTTACTCATTATTTTTTCTTAATTTCAGTGCTAAACGTTTGATCTGTTACGTGTGAGATAGCCATTATTGTATCCTACAATTCAATCTTATAATTTTAATAAAAGTATTTTTTATGTTTACAAAAATACAACCCCCTTTTTTTAATGTAATAAAAATAGTTACATTTTGTTTTTTT
Coding sequences:
- a CDS encoding SDR family oxidoreductase; this translates as MSLKGKRVVVIGGTSGIGLSAAKAFLDESAQVIIASRSDAKLSEAKNVLGGKVEAYNIDFRSEEKLADFFKMVGNFDHLVVTAGEGAMGHFSDLPVADVREAFDSKFWGQYLTVRAAIPYLNDTSSITLTSGVYGIRPPQGATTLASINSAIDGLVRGLSVDLAPIRVNVVSPGIVDTPLYGGMPDEQRQNLYSKIAQQLPVNRVAQPEDIAEAYVYLVKNGFTTGTVLLTDGGAHLV
- a CDS encoding aldo/keto reductase, with the translated sequence MSLRDHEKISRIKHSLEKRVVTLPDGTFLPSIGQGTWYMGENPESKNKEIKALQLGIELGMKLIDTAEMYGNGDSERLVGEAIKGRRDKVFLVSKVYPHHSGLDLIESACENSLKRLGTDHLDLYLLHWRGRVPLAETIEGMERLRKDGKIVRWGVSNFDTDDMIELWDTANGKKCATNQVLYHLGSRGIDYDLLPWHHEHNMPIMAYSPLAQGGSLRRQLLSDPTIIEIAEKYNVQPLQIALAWTIRSNNVIAIPKAVKEEHVLANAQAATIQMTIEDLNRLDEVFPKPTRKIPLDII